In the Aptenodytes patagonicus chromosome 5, bAptPat1.pri.cur, whole genome shotgun sequence genome, CAGATGTGCTATCATTTGGCTCTTCCTTGGTATTCAAAGTATTTTCCCTATCTTGTTCTCATCCATACTATCATTTTAATAGTCAGCAGCAATTTTTGGTTCAAGTATCCCAAGACTTGCTCAAAAATTGAGCATTTTGTGTCTATATTAGGGAAGTGCTTTGAGTCCCCTTGGACTACAAAAGCATTGTCTGAAACGGCATGTGAGGACTCTGAGGAGAACAAACAGAGGTTAACTGGTGCCCAGTCCCTGCCCAAGTACGTTTCCACTAGCAGTGATGAGGGAAGCCCAAGTGCCAGCACTCCCATGATAACAAAGTCTGGCTTCAAATTTTCAGCTGACAAGCCGATGATCGAGGTTCCCAGCGTCACTATTTTagataagaaagatggagaacaagCCAAAGCCCTGTTTGAGAAAGTCCGTAAGTTCCGGGCTCACGTGGAGGACAGTGATCTGATTTACAAGCTCTATGTTGGCCAGACTGTCATCAAGACTGTCAAGTTCATATTTATTCTCTGCTATACTGCAAACTTTGTCAACACCATTAGTTTTGAACACATCTGCAACCCGAAAGTGGAACACCTGATTGGCTACACACAGTTTGAATGTACACACAACATGGCTTACATGTTGAAGAAGCTGCTTATCAGCTATATTTCCCTCATTTGTGTCTATGGTTTTATCTGCCTCTACACGCTTTTCTGGCTGTTCCGAATACCTTTAAAAGAATATTCCTTTGAAAAGGTCAGAGAAGAGAGTAGCTTCAGTGATATCCCTGATGTCAAAAAtgattttgcatttctcttgcatATGGTAGATCAGTACGACCAGCTGTATTCTAAGCGATTTGGTGTCTTTTTGTCAGAGGTAAGTGAGAACAAACTACGGGAAATTAGTTTAAACCATGAATGGACTTTTGAAAAGCTGCGGCAACATGTTTCCCGCAATGCCCAGGACAAGCAAGAGTTGCATCTCTTCATGCTGTCGGGGGTCCCCGATGCAGTGTTTGATCTGACGGATCTGGATGTGTTGAAACTGGAGCTGATTCCTGAAGCGAAAATCCCAGCGAAAATTTCCCAGATGACAAATCTTCAGGAGCTTCATCTGTGCCACTGCCCTGCGAAGGTCGAGCAGACTGCCTTCAGCTTCCTCCGGGACCACTTGAGATGCCTTCATGTGAAATTCACAGATGTTGCAGAAATTCCTGCGTGGGTGTATTTGCTCAAAAACCTCCGTGAATTGTACTTGATAGGCAACTTGAActctgaaaacaataaaatgatAGGGCTTGAATCTCTCAGAGAGTTGAGACACCTTAAAATTCTCCACGTGAAGAGCAATTTGACCAAAATTCCCCCCAATATCACAGATGTGGCACCACATCTGACAAAACTAGTCATTCATAATGACGGCACTAAGCTTGTGGTACTCAATAGCCTTAAGAAAATGACTAATGTTGCGGAGTTGGAACTGCAGAACTGTGAACTGGAGAGAATTCCCCACGCCATCTTCAGCCTCTCTAACTTACAGGAACTGGATTTAAAGTCAAATAGCATTCGCACAATTGAAGAAATTATCAGTTTCCAGCACTTAAAAAGATTGACTTGTTTAAAGCTGTGGCACAATAAAATAGTCAACATTCCTTCCTCCATTACCCACATAAAGAATTTGGAGTCTCTTTATCTCTCCAATAACAAACTCGAATCCTTACCAGCCGCAGTGTTCAGTTTACAGAAACTTAGGTGTTTAGATGTAAGCTACAACTCAATTGCATTGATTCCAGTGGAAATAGGTTTGCTTCAAAATCTGCAGCATTTTCACATCACAGGAAACAAAGTCGACATTTTGCCAAAACAGTTGTTTAAATGTGTTAAATTGAGGACTTTGAGTCTGGGACAAAACTGTATTACCTCAATCCCAGATAAAGTTAGTCAACTGTTGCAGCTGACTCATCTGGAACTGAAGGGAAACTGCTTGGACCGTCTGCCAGCCACGCTGGGGCAGTGTCAGCTTCTCAGGAAAAGCGGGCTCGTGGTGGAAGATCACCTCTTTGACGCTTTGCCCTCGGAAGTTAAAGAGGTGTTGAATCAAGACACAAGCATTCCCTTTGCTAACGGGATTTAGGCTGAGGTGAAATGATTTCCAAACGGCAAATGCTAAAAAGTATGGCAATTGTGAGACCATGAGTTTTAGAGAGCAGAATTCCTTGGAAGGCAGGACTACTAGCAGAGTTAGAAGAGGTGTAACCGAGCGTTCAATGTTTGCAGTGTTTTAAAAGATTATTCCCAAAATTTTTGAGGATAAAGAACCTTAATctcaactctttttttccttaaattgttTGTAACTTGGATGCTGCCGCTTTTGAATGTTTACAAATTTGCTTGCCTGCTTAAAGTAAATGATTAAATTGATGACCTTTTCTTACTATGCAAGTTATTCCTTAAGGTCTGGATTTACTTTAGTGCattatggggggaaaaacaaGGATAAATGTTGTATATGGTATGGTTCTAACAGCACTTGAAACACATGTTGATGTGTGTTGTTAGTGTTTAGCCATCCTCAGCAAACGGaaccagtttggctgtgctctgAACTGCACCAGAACCACCATTTTCCTGCATTAAGGTATGTGGTTTGCATCAGGCCAAGTGTGTTTGCCTTCATTCTTCATCCTCAAGGCCTCATGTTGTCGGGTGAGATTTCTTCTGTGGTCCAGTGTGCTACTCCTTCACACCGGCAAAGACTGGTCACGTTCCCGCAGCTGGTCTCCCCCTCAGCTTCCATAATGCTCCTCTGTCCCACGCAGCAGTGGGTGGTAAAAGGGAGAATACTGCCACTTGGCTTTCAAGTTGGGGATAGTTTTGATATTTGAACTGTTTTGCGAGGTGACTTCGAAAGCCATTAAACACCAAGTGACTTTACTGCTCATGTTTTGCTCCTCTTCTGAGTTTTCATCTGGGAAACTCAAGGCGTTTTATGAGTTGGTGATTGTTTTGTTTCACAGCCCTTGCTTAGGAACTGGGGTGTCTGCTCCATTTACTAGACTAATGACAGAGACATAAGAGTTACGATTTACCCAAACGTGATTTAGCTTTATCACCTATTGTGGTGTCTCTTCCACACCTGGACTTTAACCGTAGGACCACCCTTCTCCTCCACTCCAAGTAATTTGATGTTTTTGAACACTTACGCACTGTTAGAAAACCCTAACTGTGTGCCAGATAAGtcatcaaataaagaaaaaagcagacagcagtgagcgtgggattttttttttagttttgtttttttggtgttgtttttttaactgagtttGCATTGCCAGAACCGTTAAAGAAATACAATCCATTAAATCTGCAAAATCATCAGTTGTAAATCTTGACCATTTACATTCCATGTGTGCAGAAAAGAAGTACTATGCTGGGAGATGATTACACGATTACTCATGGTTTTAAACACAATTCCCTATTGTAGTGCGGTCAGGACTGAACTAGTCTGTAGTTCAAGGGACTGTTCTTCTCACACAGAAATCCTCATGCACAGCGATTTCTACTGTAACTTCACCAGAGCTGCCCTGACTTACACCACTATTAACGAGGGGATAGTTTAGGCCTAGGGGCATTGAGCAGTCAGGAACATTTCAAATACTGCTCCTACGAATCTTGCACATTTTGTTGTTAATCATTTACTGTTAGTCATGCTGGGAGGACTGTTCTCAGCTGTAGGTAGCAGTCTCTGAATACATACCTGCACCGTATGGTTATGTATATCAGAAGACCAGTTTATGAACAGTGGTTTTCCCACTTCTTTTGGGGATACAGTCTGTTTTCCACTTGCCAGCAGGTAGTAAACTTGGGATGTTGACAGTTCTGCAACACCAAGTCACAGATTTGGCAGAGTACTTGCAGTTACTGATCTGTCCTCCACTGGGAAATTTAGTGCTaatcctcagatttttttttttaagtagaagttGAGGCTGcagtggatattttttttttttttttaaagaaactttcatgtgtttattttttgcacATAGATCACTTTAAAATTGCTGGACTATTGACTCTTTAGGAAAACTGTGGAATATACTCTTCGTGTATGCTTTGTATTTGCTGTTGAGTGTCATTTCAGCTTCCAAGAAATTGTgtgtaggagggaggaagagtTGGAGGATGAcaaagtcattaaaatatttagaaaaatagttctatttttcatctttttgtcttattttaataGTGGAGCCACACAGAATGTGGCTGTGGATTGATccagcttttaaaagcttttttttttggtgtttccgATTCTCCTACTGTCCCTACTGATGTTCAAAAAATAAACCCATGTCCACTTCATATGAGTATAGTATACATAATTTAGATCACTGTTTTGACTAGTTATTAGCCAATTGTACTTCTTTAGACAACTTCCTCCAAAATAACTATATGTTAAAGTTCATTTCAGGCTTGTGATGCTTGCTTAGCATAAACTCCGTTCTTGTTTTTAGCAGAGCTTTCTCAGAGTGGGGAGGAACTGCCCATCATCCCCATGTCACCTCCCCCcagtccttcctcctctctgtgaCTGTTTATAATGTTCCTATTTCCTGCGTGTCAACAGACACAGTCTTGCTTTAAAGTCTTGGAAGTTCATCCCTTTTCCATGTAAGGCAtgtgaaatatattttgcatttctatttgATTTAATAAATAAGATGTTTATATCTTCCtctaatctatttttttaatgggggAAAACTGTGTTTGCGTAGTAAAATCTGATTTCAAGTATTTTATGCTGAACTTGTTCTGTGGTGCTTATAACCGAAGAAGGAAGAGGTATGAGTTGCTGCTCCCAGTAAATCCCGTAGGTATGGTTTCTAACTAGAATACAGTACTTCAGgataggttttttcttttttttcatgtacGTAATCTAAATGACCTGCCACTGTTTTTATTTGGCTAATGGAGTTTTGCAGAATATATGTATGGCCCCGGAAGAAAAATTACTGTGTTGATTCAAATGAGAGGAAGTAGGAAATTGCCCATTCTCTTTGCTCCTGCCACTGTAACGCATTTCTGTGAAGATCCTTTAGTTTTCCAATAAATTGTCCTTTCGGAAGATGCTTCCTGTGATGCAAACAGAGCCATGGC is a window encoding:
- the LRRC8D gene encoding volume-regulated anion channel subunit LRRC8D — protein: MFTLAEVASLNDIQPTYRILKPWWDVFMDYLAVVMLMVAIFAGTMQLTKDQVVCLPVLQSTVNSKAQPGTSGKADFTTVETTTGQGEEASMRTVSFGSAPTVTPDVPLSRATSSQYQPTESGQELKKEQKDSSGRKTNLDFQQYVFINQMCYHLALPWYSKYFPYLVLIHTIILIVSSNFWFKYPKTCSKIEHFVSILGKCFESPWTTKALSETACEDSEENKQRLTGAQSLPKYVSTSSDEGSPSASTPMITKSGFKFSADKPMIEVPSVTILDKKDGEQAKALFEKVRKFRAHVEDSDLIYKLYVGQTVIKTVKFIFILCYTANFVNTISFEHICNPKVEHLIGYTQFECTHNMAYMLKKLLISYISLICVYGFICLYTLFWLFRIPLKEYSFEKVREESSFSDIPDVKNDFAFLLHMVDQYDQLYSKRFGVFLSEVSENKLREISLNHEWTFEKLRQHVSRNAQDKQELHLFMLSGVPDAVFDLTDLDVLKLELIPEAKIPAKISQMTNLQELHLCHCPAKVEQTAFSFLRDHLRCLHVKFTDVAEIPAWVYLLKNLRELYLIGNLNSENNKMIGLESLRELRHLKILHVKSNLTKIPPNITDVAPHLTKLVIHNDGTKLVVLNSLKKMTNVAELELQNCELERIPHAIFSLSNLQELDLKSNSIRTIEEIISFQHLKRLTCLKLWHNKIVNIPSSITHIKNLESLYLSNNKLESLPAAVFSLQKLRCLDVSYNSIALIPVEIGLLQNLQHFHITGNKVDILPKQLFKCVKLRTLSLGQNCITSIPDKVSQLLQLTHLELKGNCLDRLPATLGQCQLLRKSGLVVEDHLFDALPSEVKEVLNQDTSIPFANGI